From a single Silene latifolia isolate original U9 population chromosome 6, ASM4854445v1, whole genome shotgun sequence genomic region:
- the LOC141587157 gene encoding disease resistance protein RGA2-like codes for MAEAILFNVAQSLLTSLGSRALSEVASTWGIKTHIEKLKNTINTIKDVMLDAEERQIESHTVRGWLDRLRPVVFAADDLFDECATIASQRAVMGSGSLSEEVHNFFSRSNQFMFAFNISSKIKKIREELDDIVKDSSEFAFVLRPHGKNEERKLSRQVRDQTHSFVAVDEVIGREDDREAIIDILMASHAPQDQRLAIIPIVGIGGLGKTTLAQLLYNDERVEKKFELKLWVCVSEVFDIKEITKKILMSATNSKSHNLEMDQLQGQLRKEIGGKKYLLVLDDVWNEKPEEWLKLKALLMVGIEGSKILVTTRSRTVANIMGNVPTYDLEGLSEKKAWTLFEKMAFEPGEAQTKPQLVKLGEEIVKKCVAVPLALRSLGTLLRGKEERRWISIAGASFANWPDKQNNIMDILKLSYHHLLSPLKNCFAYCALFPKGYIFETEMMIDLWMAEGFVIPSIETECLEEIGHEYLMLLLQGCFFQDITRNEWGNISSFKMHDLMHDLALEVAGTVTQSEGAKLQNGDLSVRIRHLSFDFHVNGSSNIPSYLLEAKQLRTFISQEQYGAISYFNKATLQQLISNFRCLRVLYLRDRGIKTLPKSIGELIHLRYLNLSFNPIEELPHSVTRLHNLQALILFCCVGLRALPIHTRKLTNLRSLNVLRCPSMTHMPAGLTELTSLHKLPIFLVKCKQSYNTLMSNAPTAQLRDLKTLNNLSGSVKIYLFNSLEDPACEAKEANLASKDGLAELVLEFEGASRGSIYHDEAILEGLKPHQNLKKLDIHSYKGGKLPSWAVRESLSKTLPNLVEISLLSFENCEEVPCFSQLPFLKRLILICPATVEYMERSLHGLHTLQSTPQTFFPSLEELYLSCMSGLKGWWDETEAIDYSDPANISHQSSRHQILLPSFSNLTKLNISYCEELETFPLCPILKELTLESVNTNLTLLKELTSSQARGDVGSSATISDYCPKLKTLRVDKVEHLISLPEECLGHITSLIIKDRELVNTCKLKKVFQCLTSLTSLTFSFCLSLTSNFEGLEHLTSLESLVLESCNNSDLSRSIRIDDGMPWKALKNIRSLDILFNRKLPHLPNHFQHLTNLRSLKLQWNDNLEALPEWICCFSSLEFMYLNNCPKLTCLPDGFGKLATLYELKINDCPGLTNRCVGPTGSDWPKIQHIPLLSIVEK; via the coding sequence ATGGCAGAAGCAATATTGTTTAATGTTGCTCAATCGCTTCTTACTAGTTTAGGCTCGAGAGCATTAAGTGAGGTTGCATCTACTTGGGGCATCAAAACCCATATTGAGAAGCTGAAAAACACAATAAATACAATCAAAGATGTCATGTTGGATGCTGAGGAAAGACAGATTGAGAGCCACACTGTGCGTGGTTGGCTTGACAGGCTTAGACCTGTTGTGTTTGCTgcagatgacttgtttgatgagTGTGCAACAATAGCATCTCAAAGAGCAGTCATGGGTAGTGGCAGCTTATCTGAGGAGGTACACAATTTCTTTTCCCGATCCAATCAGTTTAtgtttgccttcaatatttctaGTAAGATTAAAAAGATTCGGGAAGAGCTTGATGATATAGTCAAAGACAGCTCTGAATTTGCCTTTGTATTGCGCCCTCATGGGAAAAATGAGGAACGAAAGCTTAGTAGGCAAGTGAGAGATCAAACTCACTCCTTCGTAGCTGTAGATGAAGTTATTGGTAGAGAGGATGACAGAGAGGCCATCATAGATATTCTGATGGCCTCCCATGCTCCTCAAGATCAGCGACTAGCTATTATCCCTATTGTAGGGATCGGAGGTTTGGGGAAGACAACTTTAGCTCAACTCTTGTATAATGATGAACGGGTTGAGAAGAAGTTTGAGCTTAAGTTATGGGTTTGTGTCTCGGAAGTCTTTGATATAAAGGAAATCACAAAGAAGATTCTCATGTCAGCAACAAATAGCAAGTCTCATAATTTAGAGATGGACCAGTTGCAAGGCCAACTACGGAAAGAAATTGGTGGAAAGAAATATTTACTTGTTCTAGATGATGTGTGGAATGAAAAGCCTGAGGAATGGCTCAAACTGAAGGCACTTTTGATGGTTGGTATAGAGGGAAGCAAGATATTGGTAACTACGCGGTCAAGGACCGTTGCAAATATAATGGGCAATGTTCCAACTTATGATTTGGAAGGTCTTTCAGAAAAGAAGGCGTGGACATTATTTGAAAAGATGGCATTTGAGCCTGGAGAAGCTCAAACAAAACCGCAATTGGTGAAATTGGGGGAAGAGATTGtgaagaagtgtgtagctgttcCATTGGCATTAAGAAGTTTAGGAACTCTTCTACGTGGAAAAGAAGAACGGAGGTGGATTTCAATTGCAGGCGCCAGCTTTGCAAATTGGCCTGATAAGCAAAATAACATTATGGATATTCTAAAGCTCAGCTACCATCACTTGCTGTCTCCGTTAAAGAACTGTTTTGCTTATTGTGCATTGTTTCCGAAGGGTTATATATTTGAAACGGAAATGATGATTGATCTTTGGATGGCTGAGGGCTTTGTTATTCCATCTATTGAAACTGAATGTTTAGAAGAAATTGGTCATGAGTATTTGATGCTATTGTTGCAAGGGTGCTTCTTCCAAGATATCACAAGAAATGAATGGGGGAACATTTCAAGTTTCAAAATGCATGACTTAATGCATGATTTGGCCCTAGAAGTAGCTGGAACCGTGACTCAGAGTGAAGGGGCAAAGTTACAAAACGGGGACTTGAGTGTGAGAATCCGTCACTTGTCCTTCGATTTTCACGTGAATGGCTCATCGAATATCCCAAGTTACTTGCTAGAGGCAAAACAATTGAGGACGTTTATTTCGCAAGAGCAGTATGGAGCTATATCATATTTCAACAAAGCTACTCTTCAACAGCTAATTTCAAATTTCAGATGCTTGCGCGTGTTGTATTTGCGTGATCGAGGGATTAAGACTCTACCCAAATCCATTGGTGAGTTGATTCACTTAAGGTACCTTAATCTGTCCTTTAATCCTATAGAAGAACTTCCACATTCAGTCACAAGACTTCATAATTTGCAAGCATTGATACTCTTCTGTTGTGTAGGGCTCAGAGCATTACCTATCCATACTAGAAAACTTACGAATCTTAGGAGCCTTAATGTTCTTCGTTGCCCTTCTATGACCCATATGCCAGCTGGTCTCACGGAATTAACTTCTCTTCATAAACTGCCCATTTTTTTAGTGAAATGTAAACAATCTTATAATACGTTAATGTCGAATGCTCCCACCGCTCAATTAAGGGACCTGAAGACCCTTAATAACCTGAGTGGATCGGTGAAAATATATCTTTTTAACTCTTTGGAAGACCCTGCATGCGAAGCAAAGGAAGCAAACTTAGCTAGCAAAGACGGTTTGGCTGAGTTAGTATTGGAATTTGAGGGCGCATCACGTGGTAGTATCTACCATGATGAGGCTATTTTAGAAGGTTTGAAACCACACCAAAATCTGAAGAAATTGGATATACATTCATACAAAGGTGGAAAGCTCCCGAGTTGGGCAGTAAGAGAGAGTTTATCTAAGACTCTTCCAAATCTAGTTGAGATCAGTCTTTTAAGTTTCGAAAATTGCGAGGAAGTCCCTTGTTTCAGCCAACTCCCTTTCTTAAAACGCCTGATTCTAATATGTCCAGCTACGGTGGAGTACATGGAAAGAAGTCTACATGGACTTCATACATTACAATCAACCCCCCAAACATTTTTTCCATCACTTGAGGAACTTTATCTGTCTTGTATGTCTGGATTGAAAGGATGGTGGGATGAAACAGAGGCGATAGATTACAGTGATCCTGCGAATATATCTCACCAGTCAAGTCGACATCAGATTCTGTTACCATCATTCTCTAATCTTACAAAATTGAATATATCATATTGTGAGGAACTAGAAACCTTTCCACTTTGTCCAATTCTCAAGGAATTAACCCTAGAGTCTGTCAACACAAACCTTACTCTGTTAAAGGAACTAACAAGTTCCCAAGCGAGAGGTGATGTTGGGTCATCAGCAACCATATCCGACTACTGTCCAAAGCTGAAGACCTTGAGAGTGGATAAAGTTGAACACCTGATTTCATTGCCAGAAGAATGCTTAGGTCACATTACTTCACTGATAATTAAGGATCGTGAGTTGGTCAACACTTGCAAACTCAAAAAAGTCTTCCAGTGTCTAACTTCTCTCACTTCTCTAACTTTTTCATTTTGTTTAAGTTTGACATCAAATTTTGAAGGGCTAGAACATCTCACTTCTCTAGAAAGTTTAGTTTTGGAGAGTTGTAATAACTCAGATCTCTCAAGAAGCATTCGAATCGACGATGGCATGCCATGGAAAGCCTTGAAAAATATCCGTTCATTGGATATTCTTTTCAATAGAAAGCTACCACATCTCCCTAATCACTTTCAACACCTTACAAATCTTCGTAGTCTGAAGCTACAATGGAATGATAATTTGGAGGCACTACCAGAATGGATTTGTTGCTTCTCATCTCTTGAATTTATGTATTTGAACAACTGTCCCAAGTTGACATGTCTGCCTGATGGATTTGGTAAGCTGGCTACCTTATATGAACTCAAGATCAATGACTGTCCTGGATTAACAAACAGATGTGTTGGTCCAACTGGTAGTGATTGGCCCAAGATTCAGCATATCCCACTACTCTCTATCGTAGAGAAGTAA